The stretch of DNA GCAGACGCTGACGATGCCTCGTCGTTTTGAACAGGCACCTGATAGGCCTGCCCCAGCGGCGTGAGCCCAATGCCCGCCAGTGCCAGTAACAACCGTGCAACGGTGAGCCGCCGCGCTCGCGCGGCGCGTGAAAATCTCGCAAGAATTGGCTTCATGTATCGCTTTCTTGATCGCTTTTTTGCCGTTTTATCCATCGCATTCATCGCACCCATCGCACCCATCGCACAACAGGACAGCAAACGAATATTTCCTTTTATCCCCTACCCCGCCAGCGCCCGTTCGACTTCCTCACGCCGCGGAATAGGCGCCACCGCGCCCAGCCCCTGGGTTGACAGCGCCGCCGCGACATTCGCATAACGTGCCGCCGCGAACGGATCATCGCCCGCGATGAGGCGCGCGACGAAGGCGCCACCAAAACAGTCTCCCGCGCCCGTCGCATCGAGCGCCTTGACGGGATAGCCCGGCACCCTCCGCCGCTCATCGGGCGTGGCGACATACGCGCCCTGCTCACCGAGTTTCAGCGCCACGACACGCGGCCCCAGCGCCAGCAGAAAATCGACGATCTCATCGCATCCGGCAAGACCGGTCAGGCCCGTCACATCATCCCAGCTCGGCAGGCAGATATCGCTCTGGCGAATCGCCTCCAGCATCACCGCACGCGCCCGCGCAAGCGGCCACAGTTTGAGGCGCAAATTGGTATCGAAGCTCACGCGCACGCCATGAGCGCGTGCATGAGCCATCGCCGCCAGCATCGCATCACAGCAATTTGCGCTAAGCGCCAGGCTCACGCCCGACACATGCACGACGCGCGCGGCCGCAATGGCCTCCAGCGGCAAATCGCTCACGGCATAGCGGCTAGCCGCCGAACCCGCGCGCAAATAATCGAACCGATGCCCCGCCGCCTCATGCGAGACGAAATACACCCCCGTCGGTGCAAGCGCATCGGTGCGCACCCAGGTCGCGTCAACCCGCTCGCGCTGCCAGAGCTCGCGCAGCAAGCAGCCAAAACGATCGTCACCGAGCGCCGACACGAAGCCCGTCGCCGCCCCCTGACGGGCCGCCGCCACGCAAAAATTCGAGGTATCCCCCCCGAAACCCTGCAGGTAATGAACCCCATCCTGCGCGCACTGGTTGAACTCGACCATCGCCTCACCCAGTGCGAGGATCGCAGCAGAGGACGTCTGTTTCATCGGCTCTCCCTCGCGCTTACACCTCACCCCATAAATCATGACCATCGGCGCCGGTGATCTTCACCTGGACAAAATCGCCCGTCTTGTACCGTTTGGATGCCTTGGTGGCCGGCGCGAGATACACCACGCCGTCGATCTCAGGCGCATCCGCCGCCGTGCGGCCAATGCCGCCATCCGCACCGGTTTCATCGACCAGCACCTTGAGCGTCTGGCCGATCTTGCGGGCAATGCGCGCCGCCGAGACGGCTTCGGCCACCTCCATAAAGCGCGCCCGGCGTTCTTCACGCACGCTATCGGGCAAGGCGCCATCCAGCTCATTGGCCGTCGCCCCCTCAACCGGCGAATAGGCAAAACAGCCCACGCGATCCAGCTCGGCCTCGCGGATGAAATCGAGCAGCGTTTCGAACTGCGCTTCGGTTTCGCCGGGAAACCCAGCGATAAACGTGCTACGCACGGTCAGATCCGGACAGATCTCACGCCAGGCACGCACGCGCTCCAGCACTTTTTCCGCATTGGCCGGACGCTTCATGCGCTTGAGCACATCAGGATGAGCATGCTGAAACGGCACATCGAGATAGGGCAAAACATGGCCCTTGAGCGGACCTTGCGCCATCATCGGGATCACTTCATCGACACTCGGATACGGATAGACATAATGCAGGCGCACCCAGGCACCGTACTGCGCGGCAAGCTCGCCCAGCGCGCCGACCAGCTCGGTCATGCGGGTTCTGAGCGGCTTGCCGTTCCAGAACCCGGTGCGGTATTTCACATCGACGCCATAGGCACTCGTATCTTGCGAGATCACGAGCAACTCTTTCACGCCCGACTTGAACAGGTTTTCAGCTTCGAGCATGACTTGCGCGATAGGCCGCGAAACCAGATCACCACGCATCGACGGGATGATGCAAAACGTGCAGCGATGGTTGCAACCTTCGGAAATCTTCAGATAGGCGTAGTGACGCGGCGTGAGCTTGATGCCCGCGGGCGGCACGAGGTCGAGGAACGGATCATGAGGCCGGGGCAAATGCTTATGCACCGCCTGCATCACCTCACCCAGCGCATGCGGGCCGGTGACGGCAAGCACCTTCGGATGGACTTCTTCAATCAGCCCCGAGCCGCTTCCGCTTTTTTTCGCGCCGAGACAGCCCGTGACGATCACCTTGCCGTTTTCGGCGAGGGCTTCGCCGATTGCATCGAGGCTTTCCTGCACGGCTTCATCGATGAAACCGCAAGTGTTGACCACCACCAGGTCAGCCCCGTCGTAGGTGCCGGAGATGACGTAGCCCTCGGCGCGAAGCTGGGTGATGATTTGCTCGGAATCGACCAGGGCCTTGGGGCAACCGAGGGAAACCATACCGATACGTGGTGCTTCGGACGGGGTGACGCTGTGCGGCTTGGACATGTAGGGCTTTGGGGAATGGCGGAAAAACCGGGAGTTTACAGCTATTTACGTGACCCGGAGGGGAAACGGGGGGCATGACCACTCGAGCTGTAATTTAGCTGCACTTGCCGGCTATCTTCCGCTGTTGCTTCACATCCAGCGCAATGTCACGCATTGTCAAATTTTTACCGTTACAAAAGCTCTGGGCCGCATTGGTCATACGATACGGTTTTTACTCGTGTATGGAGGCCGAAACATGATGCGGCGTTATTTGAGCGTGGACGATCAGCCAGAAACCGGCGGCGCAATTGAGCCGTACTCGGGATCGCCAATAAGCTTTTACGGGCATTCACCGGCAAAAATAGGAGCACGGTGTTATTGCAATGCCTGCAAAAGCACGGGCGTGATCGCCAAGGCCGGAGGCCCACGTAGGCACATCCACATGAACCACGAACTCGCGTTGGATGGAGACATCTTGCTTTGCGCATGTCCGAGACCGCCGCATATGGTTGCAGGGATGATAGCAACCGCATGGTTCGACGATATGGGGGCCGGCCAGGGCGAGCAAGGCGACCACAATACCGTCCGCGAAGCAGGCCTTCCGCTGTTGTTCGACGAGCGCGCCCAGGGTGTTGGACCGGGCGCGTCCGAAGGCTATCCGTACTTCATCGAAACGACGGACGGCCGAACGTTTTCGGGCAAACTGGACGCGCACGGCCGCTTACCACGAGTCTTTACAGTGGACGCTGACAGCTACCATGTCTATTGGGGTGATGAAGCTCTTGCGAAGCAAGACGGAGCATAACCATGCCGAACAAAAAGACCCTTGTTCACACCAATACCACGCGCGAATCAGCCAAAGAAGTACACCTGCATGCCGTTCCATTTTCCGAGCTCTGGGCCGCCTACCCTGACAAGAAAGACCCGTTCGTTGATCCGAAGACCGGAGAAGTGCCACCGTACGCGGACAACCAGTGTGCAATTCGGTTAAGCATGACCCTCCATAAGGTTGGCGTAGAGATGCAATCTTTCCGCGGGGAAGGACAAATTCGTATCGATGGGAAGCGGACCGCGCTGCGTGCTCGTGAGATGGCCGACTGGTTGAAGCGGAAGCCCTTAGCGGGACTCTCCAATCCAGTCAATATCACGGGAACCGATTGGCGCAGCAAGATCGAGGGACGCACGGGAATCGTCTATTTCTCGAGCTACTGGGCACGTGATACCGACGCTCACGGACAAACCACCGGCGACCACATCGACCTTTGGAACAAGGACACACTTACATCGCCCGGAATTGGCGCGCGCCTAACTTCCTTTATGCGCTTTCGGATTGGTGTAGGGGCCGCTTGGTACTCCGACCTTGGAAAATCCAAACAAATACTTTTTTGGGAAATTAAATGAGGCGATTGCTCTCGTCGTCGCTCTATCTGATCAGCGGGCTGCTCTTTTCCGCATTGTGTGCCGTGCTGGCAAGCCGCTTGGCGATGCACTATTCCTGGCCCCTCATTTCTACCCGGTGGCACGGCTGTTGGGACACGGAACACTGCAGGGTGTCCTGGTCGGGCTACGCCGCAATTGCCTTGTTCGTTCTCGGGCCTGCCGTTGCGTGGAGCATCGCAGGCTTCGCCCAGGCACCGGGGTCTATCCGGTCCCCTGCGGTGACACTCGCACTTGTTGCCGGAACCGCGGTTTTCTACCTTGCGTACTACGCCGCGGTTTGGCCGTAACGCCGCCGGGTATCCGGACGCTTGGCGCGTCCGCGCGTCGATTCGCATCATCGTACATAAAAACGCACGATTTCCGGGCACCTCGAAACGCCTGGAATCTCACGCTACAAGGTCTGCCGGGCCGGATTGCCCCGTGTACCCAAACCTTCCTGTCAAGTGAAGCCCGGAAGCGCGGAGGGGGTGGCGATTTTCCGGTCAATGACGCACGGCCTCACGCCGCAGCCTGAACCGCCCGCGGGCGGCCTGCTAGCGATTTCGAAGGGCCTGCCGTCGCTGCAAAGCATGAGGAAGCGCACGAAGCCGACTACGGTGGACTTGTACGAAGTGTTCTGCGCGGTGCTGTATCTGCTGCGAAGCGGGCGCCAGTGGAGGATGCTTCCCCGGGAGTTGTCGAAATGGCGCACGGTGCACGGTGCATTCATACTTTGCTCAATGGAGCGAGCCCGACCCGGACGGGGTCAGCGCGCTGGAGCGGTCGTTAGAAAAACAGGTTGGCGCGGCGCAAAACAGACAGGAACGCAACGGATAGCTGACGCTATAACAGACGTGTTCGACAACGCTGTTGATCCGTCGTTTTCTAAGCTGCCTACGCGGCAGAAAACGGATCGAATCTGGCGCATTGAATACGTTGCAATTTCTAAGCTACCTACGCGGCAGCAAACTTGTGTCACGTAAGCTGCCCGCATGGATCATGTTTCTAAGCTGCCTACGCGGCAGCAAACTATTACAGGCCGTTCTCGCGGCTTTTCCGAGTTTTCTAAGTTGCCTCCGCGGCAGCAAACATGTCACGAGCTGGAGGGTCTTTTGCGCAATCTTTCTAAGCTGCCTACGCGGCAGCGAACTCGATAGTGTTGCGGATTTCCTCGCCCAGCTTTTTCTAAGCTGCCTACGCGGCAGCGAACGTGTGATCTCGCGCGCGCTATCGGCGTGATGACTTTCTAAGCTGCCTACGCGGCAGCAAACGTTTTAGCATCGCCGCTGTGTGAGTACGTGCATTTCTAAGCTGCCTACGCGGCAGCAAACCAGTGCCTTCGAACGGGTCGCGCTCATCGTCTTTTCTAAGCTGCCTACGCGGCAGCAAACCAGCGCGGCGTCGCTCGTCACGCCGGCTGGCGTTTCTAAGCTGCCTACACGGCAGCAAACTTTATGTTCCAGACGTTGTGATATCCGTACCCTTTCTAAGCTGCCTACACGGCAGCAAACCTGTTTCGACTCGGCATCATCTTTATCTGCTCTTTCTAAGCTGCCTACACGGCAGCAAACAATGCTGCCCCGCGACCCGCTTTTCTGCGAATTTTCTAAGCTGCCTACACGGCAGCAAACTATGCGGGTGCTGTTGACGCCGCCATGATTATTTTCTAAGCTGCCTACACGGCAGCAAACGAAGCCTTGGCCACTGCACGCTGAACGATATATTTCTAAGCTGCCTACACGGCAGCAAACCGCGTGGCTTCGAAAGTCGGGGATACTTTTTTTTCTAAGCTGCCTACCCGGCAGCAAACAAAACGGAAGTAATGCTCCGGCGGGAATAATCTTTCTAAGCTGCCTACACGGCAGCAAACTGATCCAGCGCTTCCACTCTTCGCTGAATTCTTTTCTAAGCTGCCTACGCGGCAGCAAACGCTGCGCGGCCGTAGTCGTTAATCCTATTAATTTTCTAAGCTGCCTACGCGGCAGCAAACTTTGAATCGTGGTCATGTTCATCTCCTGGGGATTTCTAAGCTGCCTACGCGGCAGCAAACAAGACATCGAAGCTAAATTAGAGAGCGCGGATTTTCTAAGCTGCCTACGCGGCAGCAAACGGCTACCGCGCTGTATGCGTAACAGACGAGCATTTCTAAGCTGCCTACACGGCAGCAAACCTGCTGTCGCTTCCGATTGGCTATAGCACTGCTTTCTAAGCTGCCTACACGGCAGCAAACAGGCAGTGGCGGGCGTTGACTCGCGCGTTGATTTTCTAAGCTGCCTACACGGCAGCAAACGACCACGCGCCGGCATAAACTTCAAGCGATCCTTTCTAAGCTGCCTACACGGCAGCAAACAAGAGGCCGCGCGACTGGCGGTGCTGCGACCGTTTCTAAGCTGCCTACACGGCAGCAAACGCGAAGCGGACTTGTGCAGAGCGGACTTGTACTTTCTAAGCTGCCTACACGGCAGCAAACCGCGTGGCTTCGAAAATCGGGAATACCGTTCTTTTCTAAGCTGCCTACACGGCAGCAAACGGGAAAATCGGCGATGCGGCGATTTTTGGAGCTTTCTAAGCTGCCTACGCGGCAGCAAACCCGCTACAAAGAGTCAGCTTCGCACGCGTTCTTTTCTAAGCTGCCTACGCGGCAGCAAACCAAAAAGGGGTGGGCTTTTCCAAACGATACTTTTTTTAAGCTGCCTACGCGGCAGCAAACGCTGTCGAGCGCGGAGAAAATCGTTTCGATGTTTTCTAAGCTGCCTACGCGGCAGCAAACGCCGGACTTGCACGCTTCGACAGTGCCATCGTTTTCTAAGCTGCCTACGCGGCAGCAAACCGGTTGAAGACCGGCCCGGGAAGGCGCGCTATTTTCTAAGCTGCCTACGCGGCAGCGAACGCGTAATGTATGACAGCGACGCCCAGCTTGATTTTCTAAGCTGCCTACGCGGCAGCGAACCGTAACCGCCGTCTGCACCGATTAACCCGTCCTTTCTAAGCTGCCTACGCGGCAGCGAACTTTTTTGATGCCGAGAAACCAGGCTTCGGCGGTTTCTAAGCTGCCTACGCGGCAGCGAACGGGAGGGGCAAGTATTTGCAATAAATTTCGATTTTCTAAGCTGCCTACGCGGCAGCGAACGAGAACGTTCATCATTTTTCGTCCCTCAGGCCTTTCTAAGCTGCCTACGCGGCAGCGAACGCGTTAGAACTCGTTCAAGCCTGCGGATGCGCTTTCTAAGCTGCCTACGCGGCAGCGAACGATCATCATCGCAGCGTCAGCGCAGCAGCTGCTTTCTAAGCTGCCTACGCGGCAGCGAACCGTCGATCCGGACTCGGTGGAGTATCTTGATTTTTCTAAGCTGCCTACGCGGCAGCGAACGCGACGCGCTGTCCGTCCCCGCAGAAATTCAATTTCTAAGCTGCCTACGCGGCAGCGAACACCGTTTGACGTTGACGGCGATTTGCTGACATTTTCTAAGCTGCCTACGCGGCAGCGAACGGTCATCGAGTAAATATCACATGAGAAGAACATTTCTAAGCTGCCTACGCGGCAGCAAACGGTATCGCGCGCATTAAACGTTTCTGTGAACTTTTCTAAGCTGCCTACGCGGCAGCAAACGCTCTGGTAGCCAGTTGCCGATGACGCGCTCTTTTCTAAGCTGCCTACGCGGCAGCAAACAATGAAACCGATCTCATACGCCGATATCGTGATTTCTAAGCTGCCTACGCGGCAGCAAACGAACAGATCTCACACTTTTGAAGTGGATGCTGTTTCTAAGCTGCCTACGCGGCAGCAAACCGTTCACGAACACGCTCGCGGCCATGCAGCGCTTTCTAAGCTGCCTACGCGGCAGCAAACTCCTGGGTTGCCGAGCAAATTGGATTTCAAATTTTCTAAGCTGCCTACGCGGCAGCAAACATCGAGTGCCTCGATTTTTTGCGCCGCAGCCTTTTCTAAGCTGCCTACGCGGCAGCAAACGCACACCTACGCCACCATGATGCTGATGGCAGTTTCTAAGCTGCCTACGCGGCAGCAAACGTGTGGCCGAGTATGTTGTCCCGCACATTCTTTTTCTAAGCTGCCTACGCGGCAGCAAACCCATCTTCTCGACGTGCCGCGCGACGCAGTGTTTTCTAAGCTGCCTACGCGGCAGCAAACGATCGACGTCCGCGCGATAGAGAGTGCTCGAGTTTCTAAGCTGCCTACGCGGCAGCAAACAACAGGGCGGAGCATACATGATCGACATGCTCTTTCTAAGCTGCCTACGCGGCAGCAAACCGCACAGCAAAATCACATGAAGAAACACGTAATTTCTAAGCTGCCTACGCGGCAGCAAACACAGCATGGCGATTCCGCCGATGCGCTGGATCTTTCTAAGCTGCCTACGCGGCAGCAAACATATTCACGCGCCGCCTCGCTAATGCCCGCACTTTCTAAGCTGCCTACGCGGCAGCAAACGGCAGGACTTTGAGTCGGAAACATTAATTATCTTTCTAAGCTGCCTACGCGGCAGCAAACCGGAAATAGCCCCGGTCGATATAAGTCTGGTATTTCTAAGCTGCCTACGCGGCAGCAAACAATCAGAGGTGTGACATGAACGAAATCATCAATTTCTAAGCTGCCTACGCGGCAGCAAACGCTATGGCAAGCAATGAGCGCGCGATTACCGATTTCTAAGCTGCCTACGCGGCAGCAAACTTGCCGCTGATGTTTGCGCCGCGCTAGACCTTTTTCTAAGCTGCCTACGCGGCAGCAAACGCCGCAAAGCCGCTTTTATTTGTTTCTCATTCTTTCTAAGCTGCCTACGCGGCAGCAAACCCCATTTGCGGAAGCGATGCGGCACAGTGCCATTTCTAAGCTGCCTACGCGGCAGCAAACCCGGACGCTTGAGCGCGGCCCGACGCTGCTCATTTCTAAGCTGCCTACGCGGCAGCAAACTACCCCATCTCAACCCCAACCCATTGATTATCAAAGAACATCCTCTCCCAGGCCGGAATTCCCCCAAATTTCCGGCCCACTCCTAACCCACTGATTTATATAGAAACAAACCTCCCCACAAAAAAAGGGTGGAAAAAAGGGTGGAAAAAAGGTTTGAAATCATGCGAGCGATTAAAACCACGGCACGCTCGCTCCCAGGCTCAGGCCATAACTATTGAACCGCCCCGACACCGCCCCGGTTAGCCTCGTCTCCTGCTCGACAAACAGGCAAAACGCTTGCCCGGTGCTGGCGCTGCGCAGTTGCACATAAGGCAAATCAGGCCGTCGTTCAATACTGTCAGGAATCGCCGCCGCCTGTCCGGCGGTCTCGCCCTTGCGTCGCATGCGGCGGCGGCGCAAACGTTCGGCATTGGTCTTGAACTGGCGCCGTTGCACGATACGATGCCCAGCCCCCGGTGGTACCGGCATGGCGGCGCTCAGCTTCACGTGATCGCGCATGCCCTGCAACCAGGGCTGCGTCATCAGGTGCTGCAGAGCCGTTTCACCGCCATGCAGGCGCAGCACCTGACCCAGCGAGCGCGGACCCAAACGGTATTGCGGAAAACTGATGCCGATGTCCTCGCTCCGAAGCTGCACTAGCACCCGATGCAGCTTGGCCACGAGCGCACCCAGCAGGTGCGCGTGGCTGAATTCCGGATCGGGTAGTAGCGTGATGTCGATGTAGTGGGTCGTCATGGCTGTCAGCTCGCGTCGCCGAACACCCCGCCGCGAATCAGCACGGCCATCACGAAATGCTGCTGTTCCAGCGGCGGTGTCCGGTCCTTGAGCAGCCAGTCGTCCAGCAGGGTGTAGAAGTCCAGCTTCTGCTTCGGCTGACGATAGGCTTTGCCTTGCGTCGTCACCGAGCCGTAGGGCTCCACGGCGATCGGGCCGAGTGTTTCCGGCCCCTCGTCCGCCTCGAATCCTTCGTACCAGGTATCGATGGTGCGCACGGCATTGCCGATCTTTTGCGAATGGATCGCAGCGACCTTCTGCACGTCATACAGCGTCTTGCTTTTTTTCCCGCTGTTGCCGCCCTTGTCGAGGATCAGCTCCTGCGACGGGAATACTTCCTGTCCGCGCCCCAGGCGCGCATAAGCGCTCACCTGTAACAACACATGCGCGCGTCCTGCGAGGCCTTCGGCGATCAGCGCGCCCAGCGCCTTCACCTGCGGCTCGGGTTCATCCAGGGCGCGCAGGTTCAGCGATAGCGCATCGAACGACCACGTTTGTGCGGGCTGGCCGTTCTGCAATTGCGCGACCTCCACCTGAACGCTTTCCGCGCCCATGCGATTGCGCCATAGAAAGCGTCCGTTGGCCAGATTGGCCGCATAGCGCTGGGCCAGTTCGGTGAAGCCGTGCTGCGCGACATAGTCGTTCACCACGCTCCGCAGTCTGGCTTGATACGGGGCGCTGTTACAGGCCGACGGGGTGCCCGCGCCGGCCAGCACACGCAATGTGAACTGCACTCTAAGCGTGTCGGCATCGGCGGGCAGCGTGGCGATGTCGACGGTCTGGAGGTTGGGATTTTCGATAGCGGCATCTAGCTTGGCCGGGTCCTGATCCTTCGTCTTGAGACGGTTGGAGATGGTGCCGCGCACGGATTTCTCGTCAATGCCGATCGGCGCCCAGGCGGCGGCGTTGGCGCGGTCATCCCCGCGGTCATCCCAACTCCCTGAATGGAAAACCGCATAGGAGGGGTCCAGCTTGCGCTCGAAGGCGAGGACGGAAGCAGTAGTCAATTTTTCGGACATGTCAGGTATCCTGGTAAAAAAAGAGGAAGCAAGACAACGCGATCCGGCACGGATCGCTTGTCTACGGGTCAGGCAAACTCGGCCGGATTCAGTCGAACTCAGGCAAATCGTCGGCAGCCCATGGCTCGCCTGGGCTGTGGTGCATGTAACCGCTGCGGCAGCGGTACAGGCCAGTCGCGGCGTCGGTTTCGGGCCACCACAACAGTTCGTGCAGATCGTTCAGCCGATGCGGGCTGAGCCACTGGCCGAACGAATAGACCGATTCCACGAACACGCAGGGCGTGGAGGTATCGCGCGTATTGGCGACAGCGCTGGACGGTAGCGGTTGCGTCAGTGCGGCATAGCCCACGGGGATCGGCACGGTCCAGCCAGCGCCCTTTTGCCTCGCGGGGTCCGCCCAGCGCAGCTTGCCGCCAGAACGACGTGCCGCACCGCCGGATGCTGCGCTGTCGGCTGTCTCGCCGGTATCGGTTTCGGTATCCGTCATGCATTGATGATTGAAGCGTGCCGCGTGGAGCCAGGCATCGAGCAAGGTGGCATCGGGCTGTTCGTCGCGCAATGTCCGGTGGCGCTCGGCCAGCAGATCGTCGCGCCCGACCAGCGCATAACCCGGCAGCCACTGGCGCCGCCAGCGGGTAAAGGCCTGTGCCTGATCCTCGTAGGCCTCGGGCAGCAACGCCATCCAGGGACGCGTGCGTTGTCCCGGCAAAGGGCGCTGAGGCAACAGCGTCCCACCGGCAATGCGCATGTGCGCCACGATCTCGCCAATCTGCGCGGCCCATTCGGCAAGTTGCGGGTCGGGGTCACCTGCCAGCGCCGGGCTTGCGGCCGACAACGCCTGCTGCATCACTTCCACCTGAAACACGAGCGTGATCTCCAGATGAATCCGTCCTTCTTCGACGATGGAGGCTGCGTTACCGTTCTTTTTCACGGGATTGCGCGTCAGCCGGAACGTCTTGACGTAGCCGTCCGTCACCTGCTCTTCATGGTGATGACAGATCACCCCGACCTGCTGCAGTTTCAGCGGAATGCCGGCAGCGGC from Paraburkholderia hayleyella encodes:
- a CDS encoding sugar kinase — its product is MKQTSSAAILALGEAMVEFNQCAQDGVHYLQGFGGDTSNFCVAAARQGAATGFVSALGDDRFGCLLRELWQRERVDATWVRTDALAPTGVYFVSHEAAGHRFDYLRAGSAASRYAVSDLPLEAIAAARVVHVSGVSLALSANCCDAMLAAMAHARAHGVRVSFDTNLRLKLWPLARARAVMLEAIRQSDICLPSWDDVTGLTGLAGCDEIVDFLLALGPRVVALKLGEQGAYVATPDERRRVPGYPVKALDATGAGDCFGGAFVARLIAGDDPFAAARYANVAAALSTQGLGAVAPIPRREEVERALAG
- the rimO gene encoding 30S ribosomal protein S12 methylthiotransferase RimO yields the protein MSKPHSVTPSEAPRIGMVSLGCPKALVDSEQIITQLRAEGYVISGTYDGADLVVVNTCGFIDEAVQESLDAIGEALAENGKVIVTGCLGAKKSGSGSGLIEEVHPKVLAVTGPHALGEVMQAVHKHLPRPHDPFLDLVPPAGIKLTPRHYAYLKISEGCNHRCTFCIIPSMRGDLVSRPIAQVMLEAENLFKSGVKELLVISQDTSAYGVDVKYRTGFWNGKPLRTRMTELVGALGELAAQYGAWVRLHYVYPYPSVDEVIPMMAQGPLKGHVLPYLDVPFQHAHPDVLKRMKRPANAEKVLERVRAWREICPDLTVRSTFIAGFPGETEAQFETLLDFIREAELDRVGCFAYSPVEGATANELDGALPDSVREERRARFMEVAEAVSAARIARKIGQTLKVLVDETGADGGIGRTAADAPEIDGVVYLAPATKASKRYKTGDFVQVKITGADGHDLWGEV
- a CDS encoding type VI secretion system amidase effector protein Tae4 — encoded protein: MPNKKTLVHTNTTRESAKEVHLHAVPFSELWAAYPDKKDPFVDPKTGEVPPYADNQCAIRLSMTLHKVGVEMQSFRGEGQIRIDGKRTALRAREMADWLKRKPLAGLSNPVNITGTDWRSKIEGRTGIVYFSSYWARDTDAHGQTTGDHIDLWNKDTLTSPGIGARLTSFMRFRIGVGAAWYSDLGKSKQILFWEIK
- the cas6f gene encoding type I-F CRISPR-associated endoribonuclease Cas6/Csy4, giving the protein MTTHYIDITLLPDPEFSHAHLLGALVAKLHRVLVQLRSEDIGISFPQYRLGPRSLGQVLRLHGGETALQHLMTQPWLQGMRDHVKLSAAMPVPPGAGHRIVQRRQFKTNAERLRRRRMRRKGETAGQAAAIPDSIERRPDLPYVQLRSASTGQAFCLFVEQETRLTGAVSGRFNSYGLSLGASVPWF
- the csy3 gene encoding type I-F CRISPR-associated protein Csy3, whose translation is MSEKLTTASVLAFERKLDPSYAVFHSGSWDDRGDDRANAAAWAPIGIDEKSVRGTISNRLKTKDQDPAKLDAAIENPNLQTVDIATLPADADTLRVQFTLRVLAGAGTPSACNSAPYQARLRSVVNDYVAQHGFTELAQRYAANLANGRFLWRNRMGAESVQVEVAQLQNGQPAQTWSFDALSLNLRALDEPEPQVKALGALIAEGLAGRAHVLLQVSAYARLGRGQEVFPSQELILDKGGNSGKKSKTLYDVQKVAAIHSQKIGNAVRTIDTWYEGFEADEGPETLGPIAVEPYGSVTTQGKAYRQPKQKLDFYTLLDDWLLKDRTPPLEQQHFVMAVLIRGGVFGDAS
- the csy2 gene encoding type I-F CRISPR-associated protein Csy2, which encodes MNSTPLTTSPQALLVLPHLRVQNANAISSFMTHGFPSITAFTGLMWALQRQLAAAGIPLKLQQVGVICHHHEEQVTDGYVKTFRLTRNPVKKNGNAASIVEEGRIHLEITLVFQVEVMQQALSAASPALAGDPDPQLAEWAAQIGEIVAHMRIAGGTLLPQRPLPGQRTRPWMALLPEAYEDQAQAFTRWRRQWLPGYALVGRDDLLAERHRTLRDEQPDATLLDAWLHAARFNHQCMTDTETDTGETADSAASGGAARRSGGKLRWADPARQKGAGWTVPIPVGYAALTQPLPSSAVANTRDTSTPCVFVESVYSFGQWLSPHRLNDLHELLWWPETDAATGLYRCRSGYMHHSPGEPWAADDLPEFD